In one Conger conger chromosome 5, fConCon1.1, whole genome shotgun sequence genomic region, the following are encoded:
- the LOC133129167 gene encoding regulator of microtubule dynamics protein 3-like isoform X3 codes for MNKLGRNAWIGLGVGATAGSSVEALAIRPKRGHLVEQQVELNNKLDEVLQSVARLRAEVGSLRVDLQDVAEQIVQDVKKDVEESQKVSRRRRPLPRDRVDSASSSSVYFSARSRFDEESEGGYTTANGESDCYGEAGQEMKKDPENEEDEEDDERSHITECTLRRDSSDTETEEEAFSDAESPGDTEVPRNNGAPLRGPQDEGQGPQPHCPDWGLDVDGTSPEAQEAVKDGQGALVSRGKQ; via the exons ATGAACAAGCTGGGAAGAAATGCTTGGATTGGACTGGGCGTTGGTGCCACTGCGG GCTCATCGGTGGAGGCACTGGCTATTAGGCCAAAGCGGGGCCATTTAGTGGAGCAGCAGGTGGAACTGAACAACAAGCTGGATGAGGTTCTCCAGAGTGTGGCCCGCTTGCGCGCTGAGGTTGGCTCTCTTCGAGTTGATCTACAGGACGTAGCTGAGCAGATTGTGCAGGATGTCAA GAAAGACGTGGAGGAGAGCCAGAAGGTGTCGCGGCGACGGAGGCCCCTGCCACGTGACCGCGTCGACTCTGCCAGCTCCAGCTCCGTCTACTTCAGTGCCAGGAGTCGCTTTGATGAGGAGAGTGAGGGCGG GTACACTACGGCCAACGGGGAGTCTGACTGCTACGGCGAGGCGGGACAGGAGATGAAGAAGGATCCAGAGAACGAGGAAGACGAGGAAGACGATGAAAGGAGCCATATCACAGAGTGCACACTAAGGAGGGACTCCAGCGACACGGAGACCGAGGAGGAGGCGTTCTCGGATGCTGAGTCCCCGGGCGACACGGAGGTCCCCCGGAACAATGGCGCGCCCTTGCGTGGCCCCCAGGACGAAGGGCAGGGTCCCCAGCCGCACTGTCCCGACTGGGGCCTG GATGTAGACGGCACCAGCCCGGAAGCACAGGAGGCAGTGAAGGATGGGCAAGGAGCTCTCGTTTCTAGAGGGAAGCAATAA
- the LOC133129678 gene encoding GTP cyclohydrolase 1 feedback regulatory protein-like, producing MPYILVSTQIRLETGPTMVGDEYSDPDIMSHLGARKTCVLGNNFSEYHVDDPPRVVLNKLELIGYRVLCMTGMGQTLAWCLHKETV from the exons ATGCCTTACATTCTCGTCAGCACCCAGATCCGCCTG GAGACTGGACCTACGATGGTTGGCGATGAATATTCAGATCCAGATATAATGAGCCATCTCGGAGCTCGAAAGACTTGTGTGCTGGGCAACAACTT TTCTGAGTACCATGTGGATGACCCACCTCGTGTGGTTCTAAACAAGCTGGAGCTGATTGGTTACCGGGTCTTGTGTATGACGGGCATGGGCCAGACTCTAGCATGGTGCCTGCACAAGGAGACGGTGTGA
- the LOC133129167 gene encoding regulator of microtubule dynamics protein 3-like isoform X1 produces MNKLGRNAWIGLGVGATAGISLVLILVIYKKMKRRLCQSLSLSSNSDALLLNKDGASIATVSRVLEVQGSSVEALAIRPKRGHLVEQQVELNNKLDEVLQSVARLRAEVGSLRVDLQDVAEQIVQDVKKDVEESQKVSRRRRPLPRDRVDSASSSSVYFSARSRFDEESEGGYTTANGESDCYGEAGQEMKKDPENEEDEEDDERSHITECTLRRDSSDTETEEEAFSDAESPGDTEVPRNNGAPLRGPQDEGQGPQPHCPDWGLDVDGTSPEAQEAVKDGQGALVSRGKQ; encoded by the exons ATGAACAAGCTGGGAAGAAATGCTTGGATTGGACTGGGCGTTGGTGCCACTGCGGGTATTAGCTTGGTTTTGATTCTTGTGATATACAAGAAAATGAAACGCAGATTATGTCAAAGTTTGTCACTCTCGAGTAATTCTGATGCACTCTTGTTAAACAAGGATGGAGCGAGCATAGCAACGGTTTCACGCGTACTTGAGGTGCAAG GCTCATCGGTGGAGGCACTGGCTATTAGGCCAAAGCGGGGCCATTTAGTGGAGCAGCAGGTGGAACTGAACAACAAGCTGGATGAGGTTCTCCAGAGTGTGGCCCGCTTGCGCGCTGAGGTTGGCTCTCTTCGAGTTGATCTACAGGACGTAGCTGAGCAGATTGTGCAGGATGTCAA GAAAGACGTGGAGGAGAGCCAGAAGGTGTCGCGGCGACGGAGGCCCCTGCCACGTGACCGCGTCGACTCTGCCAGCTCCAGCTCCGTCTACTTCAGTGCCAGGAGTCGCTTTGATGAGGAGAGTGAGGGCGG GTACACTACGGCCAACGGGGAGTCTGACTGCTACGGCGAGGCGGGACAGGAGATGAAGAAGGATCCAGAGAACGAGGAAGACGAGGAAGACGATGAAAGGAGCCATATCACAGAGTGCACACTAAGGAGGGACTCCAGCGACACGGAGACCGAGGAGGAGGCGTTCTCGGATGCTGAGTCCCCGGGCGACACGGAGGTCCCCCGGAACAATGGCGCGCCCTTGCGTGGCCCCCAGGACGAAGGGCAGGGTCCCCAGCCGCACTGTCCCGACTGGGGCCTG GATGTAGACGGCACCAGCCCGGAAGCACAGGAGGCAGTGAAGGATGGGCAAGGAGCTCTCGTTTCTAGAGGGAAGCAATAA
- the LOC133129331 gene encoding cdc42 effector protein 2-like codes for MPSKTSLYLKSNTLRSRKPKRREPLSVSMISQPLGDFRHLSHIGMDSHGDAFGDLSFLKRVNSLPNEASLSKLGLGPDNVPPPPKPPRLEPGEDAEPQGHHANQRHKKCHSLPLLDSMEADEASSEEEPPHFITERQAESTQDLPPEPPVPEDDPPFSLNLDLGPSILEDVLRVMDKLSQ; via the coding sequence ATGCCCTCGAAGACATCACTCTACCTGAAGTCGAACACACTGCGGTCCAGAAAGCCAAAGCGCAGGGAACCGCTGTCCGTCAGCATGATCAGCCAACCGCTCGGCGACTTCCGTCACCTTTCCCACATTGGGATGGACTCCCATGGCGACGCCTTCGGTGACCTCTCCTTCCTGAAAAGAGTAAACAGCCTGCCCAACGAGGCCTCGCTCAGCAAACTGGGTCTCGGCCCAGACAACGTCCCGCCACCACCTAAACCCCCCCGCCTTGAACCCGGGGAAGACGCAGAGCCCCAGGGTCACCACGCTAACCAGAGGCACAAGAAGTGCCACTCACTGCCTCTGCTGGACAGTATGGAGGCAGATGAGGCATCCTCGGAGGAAGAGCCCCCACACTTCATCACTGAACGGCAGGCGGAGTCCACTCAGGATCTTCCCCCGGAGCCCCCTGTACCGGAGGATgacccccccttctctcttaaTCTGGACCTGGGCCCCTCCATCCTTGAAGATGTCCTGAGGGTGATGGACAAACTTAGCCAGTAA
- the LOC133129167 gene encoding regulator of microtubule dynamics protein 3-like isoform X2 — translation MLGLDWALVPLRDGASIATVSRVLEVQGSSVEALAIRPKRGHLVEQQVELNNKLDEVLQSVARLRAEVGSLRVDLQDVAEQIVQDVKKDVEESQKVSRRRRPLPRDRVDSASSSSVYFSARSRFDEESEGGYTTANGESDCYGEAGQEMKKDPENEEDEEDDERSHITECTLRRDSSDTETEEEAFSDAESPGDTEVPRNNGAPLRGPQDEGQGPQPHCPDWGLDVDGTSPEAQEAVKDGQGALVSRGKQ, via the exons ATGCTTGGATTGGACTGGGCGTTGGTGCCACTGCGG GATGGAGCGAGCATAGCAACGGTTTCACGCGTACTTGAGGTGCAAG GCTCATCGGTGGAGGCACTGGCTATTAGGCCAAAGCGGGGCCATTTAGTGGAGCAGCAGGTGGAACTGAACAACAAGCTGGATGAGGTTCTCCAGAGTGTGGCCCGCTTGCGCGCTGAGGTTGGCTCTCTTCGAGTTGATCTACAGGACGTAGCTGAGCAGATTGTGCAGGATGTCAA GAAAGACGTGGAGGAGAGCCAGAAGGTGTCGCGGCGACGGAGGCCCCTGCCACGTGACCGCGTCGACTCTGCCAGCTCCAGCTCCGTCTACTTCAGTGCCAGGAGTCGCTTTGATGAGGAGAGTGAGGGCGG GTACACTACGGCCAACGGGGAGTCTGACTGCTACGGCGAGGCGGGACAGGAGATGAAGAAGGATCCAGAGAACGAGGAAGACGAGGAAGACGATGAAAGGAGCCATATCACAGAGTGCACACTAAGGAGGGACTCCAGCGACACGGAGACCGAGGAGGAGGCGTTCTCGGATGCTGAGTCCCCGGGCGACACGGAGGTCCCCCGGAACAATGGCGCGCCCTTGCGTGGCCCCCAGGACGAAGGGCAGGGTCCCCAGCCGCACTGTCCCGACTGGGGCCTG GATGTAGACGGCACCAGCCCGGAAGCACAGGAGGCAGTGAAGGATGGGCAAGGAGCTCTCGTTTCTAGAGGGAAGCAATAA